Proteins encoded within one genomic window of Mesotoga infera:
- a CDS encoding MATE family efflux transporter yields MMGTLCSKAGFFNLLVLGIVSVTNNFIILVYYEIEWIFVYSGGFQLRFRSSEERARAMGTMKIPSLLIGLSIPSIVAMLTNAIYNLVDTFFIGRIGTSAVGAVAVAFPIFNLIGAVGLTYGVGAASYVSRLLGAGDKKQADKAASTALFTSFATGIAFTILGLTFLDPLLTAFGATDTIMEYAREYTMIIIMGSIFTMMNMTMNNLVRAEGNAQRFMVAMVSGALLNVALDPVFIFGFGMGITGAAVATVISQSVSTMIILEYFVRKKSYTNLSIRLYRFSIQIYSEIFKIGLPTFLRQSLSSFAVALLNNAAGDYGDHAVAAVGITMRVLMLGMMVLFGYGQAFQPVAGYNYGAKKFSRVFEALRFSVIVTTVFATVFAIIGLTIPGSIISIFSNDPEVIDVGSRAFRAVNIFFPTFGFVITFTVLFQALGKGFAAGLLSMSKQGFFLIPAILFLPRIFGLNGVIYSQTVADFFTLFVAAILAVAIVKKLKSQSKEFSLVEEGRQ; encoded by the coding sequence TTGATGGGAACACTTTGCTCGAAGGCCGGTTTTTTTAATCTGCTGGTCTTGGGTATTGTTAGCGTGACAAATAACTTCATTATCTTGGTGTATTATGAAATAGAGTGGATTTTCGTTTATTCTGGAGGGTTTCAGTTGAGATTCAGGAGTTCCGAAGAAAGAGCCAGGGCAATGGGGACTATGAAGATTCCCTCTCTGCTCATCGGTCTTTCAATTCCGTCAATCGTTGCAATGCTGACAAATGCTATCTACAATTTGGTCGACACTTTCTTCATTGGCCGAATCGGTACAAGCGCTGTGGGAGCCGTTGCGGTCGCTTTTCCGATATTCAATCTGATTGGTGCCGTCGGCCTGACGTACGGTGTGGGGGCGGCTTCGTATGTTTCGCGTCTACTGGGAGCCGGAGATAAGAAACAGGCAGATAAGGCGGCATCAACGGCTCTCTTTACAAGTTTTGCCACGGGAATCGCCTTCACTATACTGGGATTGACATTCCTTGATCCTCTTCTTACAGCTTTCGGAGCTACCGATACTATCATGGAGTATGCAAGAGAATACACGATGATAATCATCATGGGGTCGATATTTACCATGATGAACATGACCATGAACAATCTCGTTAGAGCGGAGGGCAATGCCCAAAGATTCATGGTTGCTATGGTCTCCGGAGCCCTTCTTAATGTTGCGCTCGATCCTGTTTTCATCTTCGGATTTGGAATGGGGATCACGGGAGCGGCCGTTGCGACGGTCATCTCTCAGTCTGTCTCGACGATGATAATCCTAGAGTATTTCGTAAGAAAGAAGAGTTACACAAATCTATCGATAAGACTGTACAGGTTCTCTATTCAGATATACTCAGAAATCTTCAAAATCGGCCTTCCGACATTCTTGCGACAATCCTTGTCCAGTTTCGCCGTTGCGCTGTTGAATAACGCCGCCGGAGACTACGGGGACCATGCCGTTGCGGCCGTTGGAATAACAATGAGGGTTCTTATGTTGGGCATGATGGTTCTATTCGGATACGGTCAAGCATTTCAACCGGTTGCTGGCTATAATTACGGCGCGAAGAAGTTTTCGAGAGTCTTCGAAGCTCTGAGATTTTCGGTGATCGTGACAACTGTCTTTGCAACGGTTTTTGCCATAATCGGATTGACAATACCTGGTTCGATTATCAGCATCTTCAGTAATGATCCCGAAGTCATCGATGTGGGTTCCAGAGCCTTTAGAGCGGTAAACATCTTCTTTCCCACATTCGGCTTCGTGATTACTTTTACAGTTCTATTTCAGGCTCTTGGAAAGGGTTTCGCAGCAGGATTGTTGTCGATGTCGAAGCAAGGTTTCTTTCTAATACCGGCGATACTATTCTTGCCAAGGATTTTCGGGCTCAATGGGGTCATTTATTCTCAGACAGTTGCCGATTTCTTTACACTGTTTGTAGCCGCTATTCTTGCCGTAGCGATTGTCAAGAAACTAAAGTCTCAAAGCAAGGAGTTTTCTCTTGTTGAGGAAGGCAGGCAGTGA
- a CDS encoding L-asparaginase — protein sequence MKAIIVHGGTGSFSDVIDADEHRRGVEEAVKQGFSTLQKMNNAEEAVVTAVSVMEEDPTFNCGRGSVLTYRGDIEMDAAIMDNNLNAGAVSGLKRILHPITVARAVMEQTDHVLLAGDELEEFVTVLGFPREDDLIVPKRHLQWKDELERIARGEKTRFGKSIKLAKKAEEYHSTCGAVAIDDHGRMVAGTSTGGMMMKSFGRVGDSPILGAGTYADSFGAVSATGHGEKIMKLTLSRLVAFFMEQYPAQKSVDIALERARYFDCDCGLIALDRYGNIGIGHTSKDMSWAFIKDGHSPVIFR from the coding sequence ATGAAGGCCATCATTGTGCACGGCGGTACCGGAAGTTTTAGTGACGTAATAGACGCAGACGAACACAGAAGAGGAGTCGAAGAGGCTGTCAAGCAGGGATTCTCAACTCTTCAAAAGATGAACAACGCAGAAGAAGCAGTTGTTACCGCCGTGTCCGTGATGGAAGAAGATCCCACCTTCAACTGCGGCAGGGGATCTGTGCTTACTTATCGCGGCGATATCGAAATGGATGCTGCGATAATGGACAACAACCTAAATGCGGGTGCGGTTTCCGGACTGAAGAGGATTCTCCATCCCATAACGGTGGCAAGGGCGGTCATGGAACAAACCGATCATGTTTTGCTTGCCGGAGACGAACTGGAGGAGTTTGTTACAGTTCTAGGGTTTCCGAGGGAAGATGACTTGATCGTTCCAAAAAGGCACCTCCAATGGAAAGATGAACTTGAGAGAATCGCGAGAGGCGAGAAGACTAGATTTGGAAAGAGCATCAAGCTGGCAAAAAAGGCCGAGGAGTATCACTCTACCTGCGGTGCGGTCGCAATAGATGACCACGGAAGAATGGTCGCCGGAACATCCACGGGTGGAATGATGATGAAAAGCTTCGGCAGGGTGGGAGATAGTCCCATTTTGGGTGCCGGAACCTATGCGGACTCGTTCGGTGCAGTCTCCGCAACGGGTCATGGAGAAAAGATCATGAAGCTCACTCTGAGCAGGCTGGTCGCCTTCTTCATGGAGCAATACCCCGCTCAAAAATCCGTAGACATCGCTCTCGAGAGAGCCAGATACTTCGACTGTGACTGCGGCCTAATTGCGCTCGACAGATATGGCAATATCGGGATCGGGCACACTTCAAAGGATATGTCATGGGCCTTCATAAAAGACGGTCATTCGCCGGTGATATTCAGATAA